The Ruminococcaceae bacterium KH2T8 genomic sequence GAACCCGTAAGTTCTATCTGCATAGCTTCAAGACGAAGGCTCTGACCTGAGGTTCCTGCAGCTTCACCGTTATAGGACCAGTCCTGCCAGCCTACGTTTTGTACATGAGTCTTGTAGCGTACGCCGAGGTCGAGATCCGATTCGACATTGATAGCCATGGCCTCAAGCCTTAAGGAACGACCTTCCGTTCCTGCCATAGCACCGTCGTAAACGTAGTCCTGCCAACCGATATTCTGAACGTGGGTTGAATAGTTGACCGATACGTTCGGTGAGGCAGGCTGAGCCGCAGGAGCGGCGGGAGCTACCGGAGCAGGTGCCGATGTCGTCTCGGTGGGAGCCGAGGTGGTTTCAGCAGGTGCCGTTGTAGTAGTCGCGGGCGCGGAAGTTGCGGATGTTGTGGACGTAGTAGTTGCTGTGGTGGTCGTTGTCGTGGTGGTCGGAGTGATCGAACTACTCTCAGCTTGGCTGTAGATATTATCTATGTCAGCTACCGTATCATTCTCGATGTAGTAAAGGAACATGAAAATCTCTTTCATGAAGAGTGTCATATTGTGATCCCCGGTACTGAAGCTCTTGACCTTGTGAGGAATGCCTCTTTGCGTAAAGAGATTCATATAACGCCAGAGATCCCCAAATCTTTCGCCGTTCTGCTCAGTCTCGGTTGCACAGATAAGGAGATGTGCATCAGGATCATCGGAATAGTGAAGTCTCTCATCGAGTTCGCTATCGAGGATCCAGCCTCCCTGGGGATTATAGAACATCCATGAAGAACTGAGTCCGCCAACATTTACGACTCTGTCGTAGTATTCGCAGCCGGCAAAGAGAGCGGCACAACCACCCATTGAATAACCTCCGACGCTGATCTCGGCTCCGGTATCTACCTTGGAAGATATCTGTCCGGCCTGTATCGCATCGAGAAGGTCACCGAAATACGACTCTCCCATATGTGAAGCAGCATGCCTGTTGCTGTAGGTACAAAACGCATTATCTGTTATGGGATAGCATGTATCATCCTGCGAATTAAATATGGGTATGATATAGACATAGTCATCGATAAGTCCGGATGCCGACCATTTGTTGGCGTGCCCCGGGAACTCATAACGATATCCGTCATATGTGCCAAGACCGGGAAAGAGAATAACGGGTTTAAAACTGCCGTTCCTGTTAGGGGCGAGGACGTAACAGCTCTGAGTCGATCCGTCGTACCCTGTAAATGTTGCGGTAGAAAGCTGATCCGGATAAGTATTGCCGGAATCGGCGAGGAGATCCTTACCGGAACAGAAGTGTAGGATAGCGACGACCGCTATCGTCAATATAATAAGTGATGTTGTAAATCTTGATATTGCCTTTTTCATGGAGCGCACCTCGAATGATCAAGCCTGATAGAAAGCATTCGCTGTACTGCCGGGAGCGGGAGTACCTGCAGGTACGATCAATATCTCGATACCTTCAAGCCTATAGGCATAACCTGCACTTCCGCAGGATGCTCCGTTCGAGGCCCAACCTGTCCATCCGAAGTTCTGTACGTGCGTCCTGTAGTAGATGTCGTACTGATCGGCATTCTCACCGGTAAGCTCGATTTCGATCGCTTCAAGTCTTAAGGACTGTCCTTCGGTACCGGAGAACTCTCCGTCAGTCGACCAGTTTTCTTCCCAGCCGATGTTCTGTATATGGGTCCTGTACTGTACGCCTACGCCGCTAAGACCGTCCACGCTGATATGGATGCCTTCAAGACGAAGTGACTGTCCCGTAGTACCTGCCATAACGCCGTCCGTTACATAGGACTGCCATCCTATGTTCTGAACATGTGTGTTATAGGATACGAAGTTTGAAGGCTCGCCCTTGCGGACGATCTTTATCTGCATACCTTCAAGTCGAAGCGACTGACCTGAAGTACCGGCAGAATCACCGTTATAGAACCAGTCCTGCCAGCCTACATTCTGTACATGAGTCTTGTAGCGTACGCCGAGGTCGAGATCCGATTCGACATTGATGGCCATAGCTTCAAGCCTTAAGGAACGACCTTCGGTCCCTGCCATCGCACCGTCGTAAACGTAGTCCTGCCAACCGATATTCTGAACGTGAGTAGAATAGTTGACCGATACGTCCGATCGTGTGGTACTTAATACAGACGAAGGTGCAGCAGGAGCTACGGGATCGGGTGCTGACGTTGTCTCGGTAGGAGCAACAGTAGTCTCAGCAACTGTTGTTGTAGCTGCAGTCGTAGCCGCGGGCGCGGAAGTTGCAGATGTTGTAGAAGGTGTTGTCTCCGCAGTGGTAGCAACAGTTGTTGATGATGTACTCGTTGAAGTTGATGTTCCTGAACTTGATGATGAGAAATCATCAAACGTTGCGCTTCGGCACTGTTCTTCCGTAGGAAGTACATCGTTTTGGATGTAGTACAGGTACATATAAAGTTCTCTGAACATAAGATCACTGTTATGTATACCGGAAGAGAAGATATAAGTTGTAAAAGCGTACTGTTCGGGCATTATGCTCGCATAGAATTCAACTGTCTTCTTCGATGTGTAAGGATTACCGTCTGTAGTCTCTACTGCACTGGCTGTAAGGAATCTGTGAGCATTTGCATCTGATGAATAGACGATCTGTGACTGATCCTGATACCATCCCCAGTTTACCGTGTAAGGGGGATTCGGATAGAAAAGACTGCTGGAACTGAATGCTCCTACATTAATGATGACATCATTTCGTCTGATGCCTGCATCAAGAGAGGAACAACCTCCAAGAGAAAAACCGGCCACTGATATACCGACGGAATCATCTATCTTGGAACTGGCTGTTCCGTCCAGGATATCATCGATAAGGAAATCGAGTTTTGACTTGCCGGTGTTTCCGATAGGAGACTTGTTAAAGTGATGAGACTTATCACCGGTATTTGCTCCTATATCAGGTACGACGAATACGACAGGATCGAGCGTGCCTGAAGCCATCCAGTTATTGGCTCTGTTCTCAAGGTCTGCAACATCTCCGACTCCGCCCATTCCGTGGAACATTATTACGACCGGATAAGTGCCATCTTCCTCAGGTTCGATGACGTAATAAGTCATTGATTCTGAAGCGGGAAGCTGTTTAGTGACAGTTCTCCTGGCTCCGTAATGGATCACCTGATCGGCGTAGACCGACGTTTCTTTACCGCGTAAAGCGGATAATGTAACAAGTAACAGAACCGAGGTCATTACGGCGACCACGGCGCGTGCAAAAGATCTTCGATTGTTCATAAGATTTATCCCTACCCTAAATAGTTATCACAAACTCATAAATGAGTATAACGACCGTTAACGATCGCTATCAATGGGCATTATCACTAAATTTGCTTTCATGTGATTATTCATGATCGTAAAAGGGAAAAGGCTTCGGGGAAATATCCTCGAAGCCTTTCGCTTAAGATGTCATTTTATCCTTCAGGTATCAGTATATGAAGTACCATCTGCCTCCGAAATTGATCAGTGCTCTTTGAAGGACACCGTCGGAACCTAAGTAGAATAGACCTCCATTGTAATATACGAGACCTGTCATCATTGCTCCGTTGTCGTTGAACAGATAAATGGAACCGTTGATGTTACGAAGACCTGTCGCAAGTTCGCCGTTCTCATCGTAGTAATAACGTACGCCGTCAACCTCGACCCATGTGTTGATGAGTGTTTCTTCAGCATCTTCTGTTTCAGTATCGATGTCTGCTCCCGTGATGATCTCCGTATCGGGTTCGAAGCAGATCGAATAGTAATAAGGATAATCTTCCTCATCATAAAGTGTAAGAGTATAGGATACAGTGATGAAATCTTCATCGGTACCATCCTGTTCTCCCTCATTAAAAGCTCTGATGAGATTAGGATTATTGCTGATATCCAGAGATGTTATACCCGTATCGACAACTGAAAGGTGCTCGAGTTCAGGGTTATTGCTGATATCAAGTGATGTAAGATCATCCTCCATCCAGATGCCCAGATAGCTGAGGTCAGGACATGCACTGAGATCGAGCTCGGAGAAATCATTCCTTATGAGGATGAGTGTACTCAGGTCTTCGTTAAGGACCAGTGAAGAGATGCCGGGGTTGTATGTGCAATCAAGTCTTCTGAGACTGGGAATATTACTTACGTCGAGAGTTGTGATCTCAGCGCAGCCGGAGATCTCAAGCTGATAAAGTGAAGTAAGGAGCTCTATTCCCGTAAGATCCGTGATCTCGTGATTATCGTAATCAATGACATTCAGGTAATCACATGAATCGATCTCTGAAGTTGTAAGGATACCATCGCCGTTAAGATCGACCTGCTCCGAGATGATATTTCTGAAACAGGGATTAGGGAAATTATCCTCGTTAACGGCAATGCCGGAAACGTCATGGGAAGTGATGATCTCCGTATCAGGACTTAAGTGGATGCAGACCTCGTCGCCGTTGTAAACATAAGCTACTGACGGATATCCGGATCTGGAGAAATCATCATCGTAGTATCCATACTGGTAAGCAGTTATCAGTCTGGGATTGTTGCTGATATCGATAGATGTGATATTCGTTCCGCTAAAGTCGATAAAGACCAGCTCGGGATTATTGCTGATATCGATGGATGAGATCGTATTCCCCGTAAGGATAAGATCGGTAAGTTCCGGGAATCCCGTTACATCGAAGCTTGTGAGAGATGTGTTCTCGAGAGTTATATAGTGGATCGCGGGATTCACGTTTACTGAGCTGAGATCCGGGGTATTCCTGCAGTCGACGCTGTAGACACCGGCAAGTCCCTGAGTATCGAGCGCTGTCAATCCCGTGACGTTATATACCTGAACGTGTGTTAATCCGTAAAGATATTCGATACCCGTCAGTTCACCTGAGAAATCGTCGTATTCTCCGTTGATGGAGAGATAGCGGAACGATGAGATCTCCGCGTCGCTGAGGAAGCCGTTACCGTCTGTGTCGACCTCCTCTGAGATCAGAGATCTGAAACAGGGATTGGGAAAATACTCTTCCGAGATCGCCAGTTCGTTCTCGTCTGCGAGTACAGTTCCTGAGAATATAGAAACTGATACCGCAAGGCTTGCGATCACTCCGACCGCCTTCGTTAATTTGTTCATATTCTACCCCCTTATGATAGATTAATAACTGAAGGGGGTTATAACTCGTTAACCACCTGCTTGTAAACCGTAAACAGTTCCTTTTATGAGGAAACTTCAAATTTTGACCATTAAAGATCAATAAATTCAAAGAAGGGTTTTGTGGAAACCGCAACTAAAAAGGCTTCGGGGAACATGTCCTCGAAGCCTTGTAATATCTGATCTTCAGTGTTATCAGTTCTGCTTATTGTCGTTAGCTCTGATCTCAGTTCTTCTGATCTTTCCGCTGACAGTCTTGGGAAGTTCGGTAACGAACTCAACGACTCTGGGATACTTATAAGGAGCAGTCTTCTCCTTAACATAATCCTGGATCTCTTTCTTGAGTTCCTCAGTGGGCTCAGCCTTGCCGGGAACAAGAACGATAGTTGCCTTAACAACGATACCTCTTACGCCCTGAGGGTCGGGAGTACCTGTAACGGCGCACTCGAGAACATAAGGAAGCTCCATGATGACGCTCTCGATCTCGAAAGGTCCGATACGGTAACCGGAAGACTTGATAACGTCGTCGATACGTCCGACATACCAGATGTAGCCGTCCTCATCTCTCCAAGCCGTATCACCCGTGTGATAGAAGCCGTCATGCCATGCTTCGTTGGTCTTTTCTTCGTCCTTGTAGTAGCAGAGGAAGAGACCGTTAGGAGCGCCCTTATCAGTCTTGATGCAGATCTCGCCTGTCTCACCGGGCTTGCAGTCTTTTCCGTTCTCGTCGAGTACGTGAACATCGTAGAGGGGATTGGGCTTACCCATGGATCCGAGCCTGATGGAGGATCCGACGAGGTTAGCGATAGCAAGAGTTGTTTCTGTCTGACCGAAGCCCTCCATGAGACGGATACCGGTCGCTTTCATGAACTGGTTGAATACCTCGGGGTTCAATGCCTCACCAGCGACCGTAGCATACTTAAGGGAAGAGAGGTCGTACTTTGACAGATCTTCCTTTACGAAGAATCGGAACATTGTAGGCGGAGCACAGAATGTAGTGATGTTGTACTTAGCGAACATGGGAAGAATCTCATTTGCATGGAATCTGTCGAAGTCGAAAGTAAATGTAGGTGCCTCGCAGAGCCACTGTCCGTAGAGCTTACCCCAGAGAGCCTTACCCCAGCCCGTATCGGAGATAGTGAAGTGAAGACCGTTAGGGTCTACGTTATGCCAGTACTTGGCAGTCGTGAAGTGACCGAGTGCATATCTGTAGGAGTGAAGTACCATCTTGGGATAACCCGTAGTACCGGAGGAGAAGAACATTACCATGGGATCGTCTCCGCATGCTGCGTCTTCGGGTCTTTCGAATACATCGGAGAATGATTCGTACTCCTTGTTGAAATCGTGCCAGCCTTCACGGCAGCCGTTGACCATTACGAAAGTATCCATCGTCTCACAGCTCTGTGCAGCCTTGTATGCTTCATCGGCAGTCTCGCCGTCTGCGGTACATATGATGCCCTTACATCCGGCGGCCTTGAAACGGTAATCGAAATCGTGCTCGCGAAGAAGGTTGGTAGCGGGGATAGCTATTGCACCGATCTTATGAAGAGCGAGGATGGAGAACCAGAACTGGTAGTGACGCTTCAATACGAGCATTACCTTGTCGCCCTTCTTGATGCCGAGGGACTTAAAGTAGTTTGCAGTCTTGTTGGAATACTTCTTCATCTCTTCAAAAGTGAAGCGATGGTCAGTAACACAGTCCTTGTTGACCCACATCATGGCTGTCTTATCGGGATCCTTATCGGCGATAGCGTCGACACAGTCGAAAGCGAAGTTGAACTTCTTAACCTCGTCCTCAACAAATTCGATCTTGGAAAGGATGCCCTGATCGTTGAGCTCAGTCTTAACGTACTTTTCGTAGACGGGATCCTTGAGATCTGCAAGATCAACGTTAGTAACGTTATCTGCTCTGTATTCCGTCTTGAATGTGGACTTATATGTCTCTCCCTTGGACCATGCCTCGGGATTTAAGATGATGGCATAGAACTCACAGTCCTCACCGCCAATTGCGAACTCACCGTGAGGCGTGGAAGAATCGAAGAAGATGGAATCGCCGGGATTTAAGATCTCGACGGCATCGCCGATCATTACCTTGAGGGTACCTCTTACAACGATATTCATTTCCTGACCTACGTGAGTAACGAGCTCGTAGGGAGGATTGAGCGCTTCTTCGGAATAGGGGATGATGACCCTGAAGGGCTCGGCAAGCTTGCTCTTGAATCTTGAGCCGAGTCTTAAGTATTTATAGCCTTCTCTTCTTGCGATGGGACGGCCTTCACCCTTTCTCGTTACCGCATATGTCGTAAGGGCGGGAGCCGAACCTTCCATGAGTTCAGAGATCTCGACGCCTGCAACATTGGCGAGCTTATAAACGAAAGTGAAGTTAAAGTCTTCCTGACCTTCCTCATACTTTAAATATTCCTCTACCGAGATGCCGACCTTCTCAGCCATTTCCTCGGGTGTGAGGTTCATGTCGAGACGGATACCCTTTACACGGTCTGCGACCTCGCGGATCTTCTCGTCCATCTGTCCGTTTAGATTCAAATTCTCTGCCATAGTTTCTTTTCTCCTTTGTTAATTCTCTTTACCCACCAAGTGCCTGAGCGATTTACGGCAATAAAAAACGCCCCAAGTCTTCCGATGAAGATCTTGAGACGGACATTATCCGCGGTACCACTCAAATTGTATATCCTTCGATATACCACTTAATGGGTTCTGACAAACCCCTTGCCTTAACGCGGCTGCCTTCGAGTACAGTCTACAGGGCTGATGCCTTTCGGTGCACCGGCTCAGAAGCGATAGTCTTGTTGATACTCTTGGTTGCCGGTTCTCAGCTGCCCCGACTCTCTGTGAACCCGAACTTATCGGACCTCTTCGTCATAGCCTTTACTATATTGAAACAATGTAGAGAATAATCCCCTCGAAAACAAATGTCAACACCCAATTGGAGCGCCGTTAACAGTTCGTTAACAAAACTCTCAAATTTGCAGGGGGTTTATTTACATTATTCGGGTATCAAATGCAGTTATTTGAACTTAAAATATAGACAACTATACCATCCCGCTAAATGTGTGGTAGTTTCGAGGGGTTTTATTATGTATCAAAAGTATTTGGTAACAGGCGCCGTAAGTCCTGTCGGAAAGCTCGTAGTAGACATGCTGGTTGAGAGCGGTAATTCCGTTAGAGCACTCGTTCCTCCGGATACGGATGTGTCCGAATTCGTGGAGAAGGGGGTCGAGGTCTTCGAAGGCGAGGTCTTTGAGAAGGATTCCATGAAGGATTTCTTCAAGCTCGACGATCCGAGGCATTCCTGCCTTATCCATACTGATGAAGTCGTCTCGATCTCCGAGAAGGTCAACATCGAGATGAGAAGAGTAAACTTCACGGGCACACAGCACATTGTCGATAATTGCCTCAAGACAAAGATCGGTCGTCTCGTATTCCTGGGTTCGGCTTATGCACTCAATCCCGGAGCAAGCCTTGAGAACTCGGTCCTTCATTTCGACAGAAGGATGGTAGAAGGTGAATATGCAAAGACAAAGGCAGAGGCTGGCGAGTATATCATCGAGAAGATCTCGCTCAATAAGCTCAATGCCGTCATGCTGCTCCCGACATTCATAATCGGTCCCGGCTACGGCGAGGATTCCGCTATCGGTAAGATCCTCAAGGGCTATCTCGAGAAGGGTATCGCCACGGTTGACGGCGGTCATGCTTTCGTAGATGTAAGAGACGTTGCGACTGCACTCCTTGCTATCTCCGAGAACGGTCAGGTGGGAGCGTCTTATGTACTTAACGGAGAGTATAAGTCAACGGAAGAGTTCTTTGATTCCGTAAAGAACATAAGCGGTTCGACGATCGATGTTAAGAAGATGCCCAAGTGGATGATGAGCAAGTCGATGGGCAAGTTCGTTGATACATATTACAGAGTCACGAAGAAGGAAAATCCCAAGGAAGTCTATGCATTGTTCAGGAACAGTCCTACTACGGATTTCCCGAGTACGATCGCGGAGATGATCCCCGATCTTCAGATCACGAGCGTTTACGATTCGCTGAACGACGCGCTCAACACCTGATAAGAGAAATATCACACAACTTATAAGGAGATGAGGCACCCGGTCACTTTTCGCCGGGTGCTTCTGATTGTATAATATAGGTTACTTAAGGAGTACACCGATGCAATTGATATTAGCCAGCGCGTCGCCGAGGCGTCGCGAACTGATGAGCCTGATCACGGATGATTTCGAAGTGATCACGGCCGATATAGATGAAAGAAAGTTAGAAGACGGATTAGGTGCAACGGATGCACGTGAAGTATCCGTCTTTATAGCGAAAGCAAAAGCCGAAGCAGTCAGGGACATGCTCTCCGCGAAGGACAGGGAAGACAAGGTTATCGTTGCCGCCGATACATCCGTTATATCGGGCAACGAGATCATGTGGAAGCCCCTGGATAAGGAAGATGCCCGTAATATGCTCACGAAGCTCTGCGGCAAAGCTCACAGCGTGGTCACAGGCGTGTGGATCATAGCGGGCGAGGTGAGCAAAGGCTTCAGCGAGGAGACTTTCGTGGAGTTCAATGCTTTGGACGAATTCCAGCGAAAGACTATAGAGGACTATATATCTTCCGACGACCCTTACGATAAGGCAGGTGCTTACGGTATCCAAAACGGAGGCGCCCTGCTCGTAAAAAAGGTAGACGGAGATTATTTTAATGTGGTAGGATTGCCTGTAATGGCTCTCGCCAGAGAACTGGCGTGCTTGGAGGTTAACAACTGATGCAAAGCTTGACGAAAGCTGAACATAAAGGCCGGTCCATCGATATCTTAGTGATCGTTGCCATGATATTTGCCGTGCTTACGGCGATCGAGATCCGCTACGGTGGATATTTTTTTGTACATGACGATAACCTTCAGTCTTATCTGTGTCTTTATAAGCATACTTTCGAAGGCTTAAAGCACGGAACGCTCTCGCTTTATAATTTCCACCAGTTCATGGGTCTTCCGTTCGTTGATGACGGACAGTCCGGTGTATTCAATCCGATCGTCTATATAGCGGTAGGATTGAGCTACTTATTCTCGGGCAATGCTTTCGCGACGATCGACATCATGACATATTTCTATCTTGCGGCGGCAGGTATCTCGATGTATCTACTGCTCGGTAAGCTGGGTGTAAGCCGCAGTGTCAGCGTTCTCGGCGGTATCATCTGGGCTCTCAACAGCTTTACGATCAATATGGCCAGAGCTTGGATGATCACGACGATGTTTACCGCATGGTTCCCTCTCATGCTCTTCGGAAGTATCGTCCTCATGACGAGAAGGGATCTTAAGGGCTATATCATCGCTGCGATTCCCAGAGTATTCATGTACTATACGGGTCACCCTCAGTTCTTTGTATACGGTGTACTCTTCGAGGGCATCACGATGCTCTTTTATATCCTCCTCATGAAGGAGAAGTTCGGTGTTAAGTTCATCTGCGCCGTCAGATATGCTATCAGCTACATCCCCGTAGTTATCCTAAGTGCTCCGCTCCTTTATATCCAGTACAGAGCTACCAGATATTCGGGCGAGCGTTCCGATCAGGTCGTATGGGGTTCCTTCTCTGCCGGTAAGATGCAGATGGGTGAGGTCTTTAAGGGTCTCCTGCTTCCCTGGAAGAAGCTTCCGAGCTACGGAGTATGGACAAACTTCTGGAATATCAATGCCAATCTCGGACACGTCGGATATATCGTGCTCTATGCACTTATCCTGGTTCCCGTCATCGCGGCTGTTGTCATTGCGCACCGCAAGGGCAGAAAGCTCGTACGCGTAATACCGTTTATCCCGGGGTGCATCATCGCATTCTTCTGGGGTACGAGTGACAGCTTCCTGAAGTTCGTCTATAAGATCCCGATGCTCAACAGGTTCCGCTTTCCTTTCAAGCTCATCCTTATCTTTGATTTCTTCCTCGTAGTCGTCGGCTGTATGCTCGTTCATATCGTAGTCGAGTATCTCTTCAATAATTCCGGGAAGTTCAAGCGTGCTGTCTTCGCTCTTCTTGTATTTGTTCAGGTCGCGAACTACGTTGTACTCTATATATTCTTCCCGGTTCCTCAGTACGGTATCAATAACGGTGTAACTCTTCCTTATGAGTCACCTTACCTCGAAGAGCTTTCCGAAGGAAGGATAGTTACCATGGGGTACTCCATGTATTTCCCGAACGGAACCTATGTCCCTGATAACTACTATCTTGAATCATTCGGATTCAACTACGCTACATTGTTCGGTGTGGATAACGTCCTCGGATATTCCGTATTCCTTCCCAAGGAATTCTACGGTAACCTTACGAGCCTTGGTATCGCATATTGCGAGAATGCTTCTTTCGTCGGTACACCCGAGCCCCTTGTAGATCTTATGAATCAGTATGGAGCAAAGTGGTATATCGTTCCTAAGCTTCACAGGGATCCGTCTCTTTATCCCGAGTGTGACCTTGCGCTTCGTATCTCGGGCGTAAAGCCTTACTACGAGACTGAGACGGCTTATATCTACAAGAATGAGAATCCGCTTCCTCTCGTATATCCGGTAAGCGAGATCAACGCATTTGATACTGTTTCTTTCGAAGAGAATATCAACGATGTAACTGCTCATACGACAGCTGATTTCAAGGCTGACGACGTGGCAATGATCTATACATATCTTTACAGGCTCCACGCTTATGTTGACGGCGAGGAGGTTGAGCTTCGCCAGAGCGCAGACAGAACACATCTTCTCGTTGCAGTTCCCGACGGAGCTCACGAGATCGTCTTAAGATATGAAGATGAAAGACTTTGGGAGTGCTTCGGACTTGCAGTAGTATCGATGACGATCTTCTGCTTCGGAATGAACTTCCTTATCTCAAAGACTAAGTTCAAGACATCGTCTGACGAAGGAATCCTTTGACCTTATCTTCGGTCATGGGATCGCACAGATATTTACCCTGAAAGAGCTTACAACCGAAAGATACGAGTGAATCGAACTGTTCCTTGGTTCCTACGCCCGTAGCATCTACCGGTACGTCTATCTCATTAAGAAGAGAGATGATCGAATTGGTAAGGACTCTTGCTGCGGACCCTTCCTTGAGGTCAGAAGTGAAGTGACCGTCGAGCTTTACGATAGATACCGGCAGGAGAGGGATATTATTGAGCGAAGAATATCCGCGGCCGAAATTATCGAGTGTGATGGTAACACCGGTCGATGAGAAACTGTCAAGGAGCGACTGGATATCCTGAACGTTGGAGATAAGGCTCTCCTCAGGTATATCGAGGATGACATTTCTGATATCGAATCCGATCTCTTCCTGAAGCTTCATGAAATCATTGCATACATTACCGTTACGAAGCTGGATGGTTGACATATTGATCGCCATCGTAAGCTCGGGATAATCCTTATTGATCTCCTTGAGCTTCGTAAGAGCCATCTTCATGGCGAGATTACCGATCTTATAGATGTGACCTGTTCTCTCTGCTGCCGCGATGAACTCAAAGTTATTGATTATTCCGAAAGATGCATTATTCCATCTTACGAAAGCCTCGAATCCCTTGATCACCTTGTCCTTCGTAAAGACAGGCTGATATACCATGTAGATCTCATTGTTGGCGATCGCATTGTCGAACATCACGGAGAGTTTCTCCAGAGGCATATCGTCGAGTCCTGCAGCCGTATCGAGCCTGAAATCCGTATGGTATCTCTTCTTGTCGAGACCTGTAGTAAAAGCTTCGTTCATTGCTATCTCGGCGCATCCGAGCAGATCGCCCGGGAATCTGGCGTCATCGGGATATACCGAATAACCGGCTCTTACCTTACTGATAAGATGACCGTCGGTATTGCTCAGGGCATCCTCGGCGGCAAAGCAAAGGCTGTCGATATACGCGTCCATCTCGTTATCGGTACCGGTCTTACGACTGATGATAACGAACTCCGTTCCCGTAATGCGTCCGACCATATCCTGAGGATCGGCACTTTCCCTGATCCTGTGAGCCATGCTTTGGATAAAGAGGTCGATAGCTCTGTGTCCGATATTCCTGTTGAACTTCTCGTTCTGAGTAGCTGACAGATATATAACGGTGATGGGACCGGGCGTAAAATCATTCGATACATGAGACTGGGAGTAATTGATCCTGTCTTCTATCAAAGTGTCGAGATGCTCGATGAGCTTTGCTCTGTCGGGAAGAGTAGTAAGAGGGTCGATCGATGCGTTTTTTGACATCTTGAGAGTCTCGGAGATATCAGGCGTATCCTTGATAGACTCATGCTTTACGATAAGGCTTGTC encodes the following:
- a CDS encoding Nucleoside-diphosphate-sugar epimerase, whose protein sequence is MYQKYLVTGAVSPVGKLVVDMLVESGNSVRALVPPDTDVSEFVEKGVEVFEGEVFEKDSMKDFFKLDDPRHSCLIHTDEVVSISEKVNIEMRRVNFTGTQHIVDNCLKTKIGRLVFLGSAYALNPGASLENSVLHFDRRMVEGEYAKTKAEAGEYIIEKISLNKLNAVMLLPTFIIGPGYGEDSAIGKILKGYLEKGIATVDGGHAFVDVRDVATALLAISENGQVGASYVLNGEYKSTEEFFDSVKNISGSTIDVKKMPKWMMSKSMGKFVDTYYRVTKKENPKEVYALFRNSPTTDFPSTIAEMIPDLQITSVYDSLNDALNT
- a CDS encoding septum formation protein, with translation MQLILASASPRRRELMSLITDDFEVITADIDERKLEDGLGATDAREVSVFIAKAKAEAVRDMLSAKDREDKVIVAADTSVISGNEIMWKPLDKEDARNMLTKLCGKAHSVVTGVWIIAGEVSKGFSEETFVEFNALDEFQRKTIEDYISSDDPYDKAGAYGIQNGGALLVKKVDGDYFNVVGLPVMALARELACLEVNN
- a CDS encoding diguanylate cyclase (GGDEF) domain-containing protein translates to MDYDVGNIFCKKRSSFLFSMTALSIAFIGLMVIQSMSSEAYIKLFSSFTALIVIFLLNITLGTPGFIVGMSFNMFQILVYIYSYNTSPNTAYLYQLGIALVSLTVVLLFQIFTKRMAEKMNKLRLRIDEEQSRRIESETTVLNQQPNMQRTSLIVKHESIKDTPDISETLKMSKNASIDPLTTLPDRAKLIEHLDTLIEDRINYSQSHVSNDFTPGPITVIYLSATQNEKFNRNIGHRAIDLFIQSMAHRIRESADPQDMVGRITGTEFVIISRKTGTDNEMDAYIDSLCFAAEDALSNTDGHLISKVRAGYSVYPDDARFPGDLLGCAEIAMNEAFTTGLDKKRYHTDFRLDTAAGLDDMPLEKLSVMFDNAIANNEIYMVYQPVFTKDKVIKGFEAFVRWNNASFGIINNFEFIAAAERTGHIYKIGNLAMKMALTKLKEINKDYPELTMAINMSTIQLRNGNVCNDFMKLQEEIGFDIRNVILDIPEESLISNVQDIQSLLDSFSSTGVTITLDNFGRGYSSLNNIPLLPVSIVKLDGHFTSDLKEGSAARVLTNSIISLLNEIDVPVDATGVGTKEQFDSLVSFGCKLFQGKYLCDPMTEDKVKGFLRQTMS